The Athalia rosae chromosome 7, iyAthRosa1.1, whole genome shotgun sequence genome window below encodes:
- the LOC125501649 gene encoding piggyBac transposable element-derived protein 4-like, with protein MPNKPDKFGIKFWLASDVDSKYVINALPYLGKDEYRPSSVPLSEYVVLKLIEPFTGCGRTVTTDNFFTSKSLATQLLAKKTTLVGTIRSTRRELPLIAKQKKDDMERFSSKIFTTDNCTLTIYKSKPTKKVLLLSSKHKFVKVENNDKRLPETVSYYNKTKFGVDMTDQMARKFTAKSKSCRWPLQVFFNILDFAGINA; from the coding sequence ATGCCTAACAAGCCGGATAAATTTGGAATCAAATTTTGGTTAGCATCGGACGTCGATAGCAAATACGTCATAAATGCACTTCCATATCTTGGAAAGGATGAATATAGGCCCTCTTCAGTGCCACTCTCTGAATATGTTGTACTCAAACTCATTGAGCCATTTACGGGTTGCGGAAGAACTGTGACCACAGACAACTTCTTCACAAGCAAATCCCTAGCAACACAACTCCTTGCCAAAAAAACTACGTTAGTTGGAACTATTCGGTCAACTAGAAGAGAATTACCACTAATTGCGAAGCAAAAGAAAGATGATATggaacgattttcatcgaaaatttttacaacagaTAATTGTACTCTTACAATCTATAAAAGTAAGCCAACAAAAAAAGTACTTTTACTTAGTTCTAAACATAAATTCGTTAAAGTAGAAAACAATGATAAACGTTTACCTGAAACTGTTTCATATTACAATAAAACCAAATTTGGTGTAGACATGACCGATCAAATGGCGAGGAAATTTACTGCAAAATCCAAGTCCTGCAGATGGCctctccaagtttttttcaatatccttGATTTCGCTGGCATAAATGCCTGA